The sequence GGCCGAAATGGCCACCAAGGTCGAGGCCGCCCATGCGATGATGGTGAATGCGGCACGCAAAAAGGACTCCGGGGAACGAAACGACCTGGAGGCAGGGATGGCGAAGTACCTCGCCTCCGAGTACTGCAAGGAAGTCGTCGAGGACGCCTTCCGTATCCACGGCGGCTACGGCTTCTCCAAGGAGTACGAGATCGAGCGCCTCTACCGCGAGGCGCCGATGCTGCTGATCGGTGAAGGTACCGCCGAGATCCAGAAAATGATCATTGGCCGGCGCCTCCTGGAGGAGTACCGATTCCAGGGCTGATTGTCCGTTCTGGGGTGATTTGGTGGCGAAGAACATCACACCGGGTCACCCTCGACGGGCGGCGTTCGACAGTCCGACTCGGCTGCTGGCTTGCCCAGTTGCGCCCGGCAACCGATAGCATCTTCGGAAAGCCGCCGTCCCCCGTTGCCAGCGCGGCATCATCCGCTACGAAGGTCATTCATGCCCGACAGCACTTCCTCCGCATCCCGCGGCGGGGTCCGCATCGCCCGCGGAGCCTCCCCGTGGCTCCTGCCGACCGTCGCCACCGCAGCCCTCAGCCTGGCCCGCGCCCGCAAGTCGGGGCGCTGGGCAGCAGCGGCTGTGCCCACCACCGCGCTCGCGGCGGGCATGCTGTGGTTCTTCCGTGACCCCGAGCGCGAGATCACCGACGGCCGGGTCATCTCCCCGGCCGACGGCGTGGTGCAGAGCATCATGCCGTGGAAGGACGGGCGCACCCGCGTCGCGATCTTCATGAGCCCGCTCAACGTCCACGTCAACCGCGCGCCGCTGGCGGGCACCGTGACGTCGGTCGAGCACATCCCGGGCGGGTTCGTTCCGGCGTTCAACAAGGAGAGCGAGAACAACGAGCGCGTTGTCTGGCACTTCGACACCGAGCTCGGCGACATCGAGATGGTGCAGATCGCGGGAGCGGTCGCCCGTCGGATCGTGCCGTACCTCCCCGAGGGCACGAAGGTGGAGCAGGGCGAGCGCATCGGCCTGATCCGCTTCGGCTCGCGCGTGGACATCTACCTCCCGGAAGGGATCGATGTCGCGGTCGAGGTCGGTCAGGCCACCACCGCGGGGGTGACTCGAATTGACCGTGATTGATCCCGATACCAAGGCCGGCTGGGTGCCGGAGGCCGACGACGAGAACGACGTCGACGGCACGGAGGACATGCCGCTGTCGATGCGCCTGTCGATAGCGGACACGCTCACGCTCGGTAACGCGACGTGCGGGTTCATGGCGGTGTACTTCACCACCACGGGCATTCTGATCCCGCACCTCACGGGCAGCGACGAGACGGGCATGGCCCGGCACTCGGCCGCCACCGCCGTGATCCTCATGCTGATGGCCGCGATCTTCGACCTGTTCGACGGTCTCGTGGCACGCAAGCTGCGTTCCTCGCCGATGGGCGCCGAGCTGGACAACCTCTCGGACCTCATCAGCTTCGGGCTCGCACCGGCCTACTTCGTGCTCGTGTACGGCATGGTCGCCGACGACGCCCACCAGCGGGTCTCGGCGCTGGCGGCGATCGTCGTCCTGCTGGCGGTGGTGCTCAGGCTGGCCAGATTCTCCTGCGTGACCCTGAAGGACGGCATGTTCCAGGGCATGCCGAGCCCCTTCGGAGCGCTGACGGTCGTCTCGATCGTGCTCCTGGAGCTGCCCTTCGTGCCGACCCTGCTCGCGATCATCGGGGTGGCCTGGCTGATGGTGAGCCGGGTGGAGTACCCCAAGCCGCGGGGCATCCTCGCGGTGGCGATGCTCAGCTGGATCGTGGCCGCGATGGGGCTGCTCGCCGCCTGGGCCTTCGACGCCCCCGGCGGTCAGCTGCTGCTCCAGACGGGCTGCGCGCTCCAGGTGGTGCTCGGCGCGGTGATCCCGCTGTTCGCCACGGCGCGACGGGTGAACACGTTCCGTGACAACCGTCGCGAGGCGCGGGCGGCACAGCTGCCGTAGCCGTACGTAACGGACGAGATCCTCGGGGCCCGGATGCTCCCCGGCATCCGGGCCCTCGTGCGTTTCCGGTGACGGGCGCCCCGGGGTCCGGCGGTCAGCCGGGCGAAGGTCCCGGTGCTCCTGATCGTGGATGCGCCGCTCCCGGGCCGTCGGTTAGGGTAGGTGCATGTCTACGCCCCGAGTTTCCTAGCCAAGGACCCGCTTCCACGCCAGAAGTGTGTCCTTTCGCTTTCTCGGAGCGTTTTCTCATGATTACCGTTCGCGGTGTCGAGCTGCGCGCGGGCGCCCGCCTGCTGCTCTCCGACATCTCCTTCACCGTCTCCCCCGGGGACCGTATCGGCCTCGTCGGCCGCAACGGCGCGGGCAAGACCACCCTGCTGACGACCCTGACCGGGCAGACCGGGCCCGCCGCCGGCACCATCACCCGCACCGGTGGGATCGGCTTCCTCGCGCAGGACTCCCGCGCCGCCGACCCGGACGTCACGGTCACGGACCGGATCCTGTCCGCCCGCGGCCTGGACCGGGCACTGCACCGGCTGCGCACGGCCGAGACGGCGATGGCCAACGCCGCAGCCCCGGCCGCACTGGAGCGGGCGATGAACACCTACGCCCGCGCCGAGGCGGCCTTCCAGGCCGGCGGCGGCTACGCCGCCGAGGCCGAGGCCGCCCGCATGGCCGCCGGACTCGGCCTGCCCGAGCGGGTTCTCGGCGAGCCGGTCGGCACCCTGTCCGGCGGGCAGCGCCGCCGCGTCGAACTGGCCCGCATCCTGTTCGCCGGACACGACGGCACCCTGCTGCTGGACGAGCCGACCAACCACCTGGACGCCGACTCGGTCACCTGGCTGCGCACCTTCCTCCAAGGCCACACCGGCGGCCTGGTCCTCATCAGCCACGACACCTCCCTGCTGGCCGACGTCGTCAACCGGGTGTTCCACCTGGACGCCACCCGCGCCACGATCGACGTCCACAACACCGGCTGGGGCACCTACCTCGCCCAGCGGGCGGCAGACGAGCGGCGCCGCGCCCGTGAGCGGGCAGCCGCCGAGCGCAAGGCCGCCGCCCTGCACACGCAGGCCGACAAGATGAAGGCCCGCTCCGCGACCGCCGTCATGGCCAAGAGCATGGCCCGGCGCGCCGATCGGATGCTGGCCGAACTGGAACCGGCCCGGCGCACCGAAAAGGTCGCCAGGATCCGGCTGCCCCAGCCCGCGCCCTGCGGGCGGATGCCGCTCGGCGCCGTCAGCCTGGCCAAGTCCTACGACGGCCACCAGGTCCTGACCGGTGTCGACCTGGCCGTGGACCGGGGCAGCCGCCTGGTCATCCTCGGCCTCAACGGCGCGGGCAAAACCACCCTGCTACGCCTCCTCGCCGGACAGGAGCAGCCGGACTCCGGCCGCGTGGTGCACGGCCACGGCCTGCGCCTGGGTTACTTCGCCCAAGAGCACGACACCCTCGCTCCGGGGCGTACGGTCCGCCAGAACCTGGCGGATGCGGCCGCGCACCTGACGGACGGTGAGGCACGGCGGGTCCTCGGGGCGTTCCTCTTCTCCGGGGACGACGCCGACAAGCCGGCCGGGGTGCTCTCGGGCGGGGAGAAGACCCGCCTCGCGCTGGCCGGGCTGGTCCACTCCGGCGCCAACGTGCTGCTGCTGGACGAGCCGACCAACAACCTCGACCCGGCCTCCCGCACCGAGGTCCTGGCCGCCGTCGGTTCCTACCCCGGCGCGATCGTGATGGTCACCCACGACGAGGGCGCCATCGACGCCCTGCGCCCCGACCGCGTCCTGCTGCTGCCCGACGCGGACGAGGACCTGTGGAACGAGGACTACCGTGACCTGGTCGCCCTCGCCTGAACCCACCGCTCCGCCCGGCCGGACAGCGGGCTTGCCCGCTGTCCGGCCGGGCGGCGGCCGCGGTCCGAACGAGCCTGCGCCGCCCCGCCGCGGTCGCGGATGCCTGCCGCACACCGTGCCGTGCCGCGTGCTTCGCTGAACGGCATCCCTGACAGACCGAAGGGGCACCAGCTCGTCCACCACCCGCCCCGCTCCCCCAGCGTCCCCACGAGGGAGCTGCGGCTGCGCGGAGGGCTGCTGCTGACGTCCGTCCCCGAGGGCGACCCGGAGGCTTCGGACCGACCTCGGCGCGTCCATCGCGCGACTTCTCACAGCCGGAGCTACCGGCGATGGACGACCGGGAGGTCCGGCCGGGCGCCCCGGCCGGACCTCCCGTCACCGTCCGGTCACCCCTCGCTGCGCGGGGCTCAGTTGCCGATGGTGAAGGACTCGGCCGCCGGGGCGACCGCGGCCGGCCGGACCACCTTCAGCCCGCCGGCGGCACCGGCGTCGGGCTTCATGATGACGCTCTCCCGGGTGGACGGCGCCTTCGGGTCCGAGAAGTCGTGCGTCACCCCGAACTCGGTCCCGTACCCCTTGATCCTCAGGACCGCCTTGTCGATGCCCTCACGGGTGAGGTCCTTGTCGTCGCAGGCCAGCGACAGGGCCTCGCCGAAGAGGGAGGCCGCCGTGTAGCCGGCGACGACGCCGTTGTCGAGGACGTCCTTCGGGTACTGGGCGGCGTACTCCTTGGCGAGCTTGGCGGGGCCGTCGCCCGGGTCGCCGATGGGCAGCGTGGAGGAGGCGACGTAGTAGTCCTTGAGCAGGGCCGGGCCCGCCTGGGTCTTCAACAGCTGCGGGGCGAAGGCCGAGTTGTTGCCGACGACCGGGACGTCGAAGCCGGTGGCCGCGGCGACGCCGACGAGCGAGGCCGCCTGACGGGGGCCGGCGCTGACGACCACGGCCTTGACCCCGGCCTGCTTCAGGGCGGCGACCTGGGCCGTCATGTCGTTGTCGGTCGGCTTGATCTTCTGCTCGACGACGGTGAGTCCGGCCTCCTTCGCCGCGTACTTCGAGCCGACGAGCGCGTTCTCGCCGTAGTCGCCCTCGAAGTACACGTGACCGATCTTGTCGCCCTTCGCGATGCGCTTCTCGGCGAGGAGATAGTCGACGAGGTTGATCGTCTCGACGTCGTAGGTGGCGCCGATGACCCGGATGTACGGGGAGCCGAGCAGATTCGCCGACCAGGCCTGCGGCAGCACCAGGCCCTTGTCCTGGCCGTCGATGCGCTGTTCGACGGCGGCGACGAACGGGGAGCCGATGAACTGGGCGAAGCCCGCCACGTCCGGCACCAGCTCGGTGTACGCGGCGATCGCCTTCTGCGGGTCGTATCCGTGGTCGCGGACCGTCAGTTCGATCTTCCGGTCGCAGATACCGCCCGCGTCGTTGGTCTGCTTGACCCACAGCTGCTGGGCCTGGGTGACGCTCTTGCCCAGCGAGGCGTAGACCCCGGTCATGTCGGTCAGCACCCCGAGGGAGATCGTCGAGGAGGAGACCCCGGGGCCCGTCTTGATGCCGCCCTCGCCCTCCTCGTCAGCCTTTCCGTCGGTCGCCTTGCCGCTGCATCCGACGAGGGTGACGGCGAGGGCCGCGACGACGGCCGTGAGCACTCTGAGCTTCATGACTTCTCCCCTGGATTCTTCGGAGCCGCTGGATTCACCGGAGGCGCTGATTGCCTGGTAGCCGACGGCTTCTTCGTGCGGACGAGGCCGAGGCGGGCGAGGCCGCCGGGCAGGAACAGGACCACCGCGACCACCGCGGCGCCGTACAGGTAGCGGGACGCCTCACCGGGTGCCAGACCGCCCGTGCCGGGGGCGGAGACCAGCGGCAGGGAGTCGCTGTAGTGCGTGAACACCTGCGGGAGCAGGGAGACGAAGGCGGCGCCGATCACGGCTCCCGCGACGCTTCCGAGACCGCCGATGACGATCATGGCGAGGTATTCGAGGGACAGGATCATGCCGAAGTACTCGGGCACGGTCCGCTGGAAGACCAGGGCGAGCAGCACGCCCGCGAGGCCCGCGTACATCGAGGACAGGACGAAGACCCCGGCCCGGTAGCGGGCCACCGGCACACCCATCACCCCGGCCGCGATCCGGTGGTCGCGGATGGCGTTCATGGCGCGCCCGGGGCGGCCGCGCAGCACGCCCCGGGCGAACAGGGCGCTGAGCAGGAGCGCGAGCAGACCCGCGTACCAGAGCTTCTCCGAGGAGCCGAACGGGACTGCGGCGACGACGAGTTCGGAGTCGTCGAAGGTGAACCCGAAGACGGACAGCGGCGGTACGGCCCGGCCGTTGTAACCGCCGGTCAGCGAACCCGCGTTGAATAGGACGTGCTGCCCGATGAAGATCAGGGCGAGGGTCGCGATACCGAGGTAGGCGCCCCGCAGCCGTCCGGCGATGGGGCTGAAGATCCCGCCCGCCGCCCCGGCGAGCAGCACCGCGAGGATCGCGGCGAGCCAGGTCGGCAGGCCGAGGCCGGTCAGCGTGTGCCCGTTCTCGGTGCCGCTCTCGCCCGCCAGGACGCAGTAGCCGTACGCGCCGACGGCGAGGAAGAACGCGTGCCCCATGGAGAGCTGTCCGGTGGCGCCGGTGAGCATGTTGAGCCCGATGGCGCCGATCGCCGCCGCCATCGCGAACAGTCCGGCCTGGAGCCAGAAGCGGTCCAGGTAGAAGGGGAGCACGAGGAGCAGGAGGGAGCCGACGAGTACGGCGTACGTACGGGGGCTGCGCAGCCGGTCGGTGACGCCCTCCGCTCCGCCGCGTACGGGCGCGGTCGCGGTGGGGGCGGCGGGGGCTTCGGCGGTGGTGTCAGACACGGGCCGGCTCCTTCGTACCGAAGAGTCCGGCGGGCCGGATCAGCAGGACGGCCACCATCACCAGGTAGGGCGCCAGATCGCCGATGCCCCGGCCGAGGAAGGAGAGATCGCTCTGGTAGCCGGTGGCGAGCGATTCCGTGACGCCGACGATCAGTCCGCCGGCGAGCGCCCCGGTGGTGGAGTCGAGCCCGCCGAGGATCGCGGCGGGGAACGCCTTGAGCGCGGCGAGCGAGGTGGCGCGCTCCAGGCCCGGGGTCGGGAACACGGTGAGGAAGAGCGCGGCGACGGCGGCCAGCGCCCCGGCGACCGCCCAGGCGGCGAGCGAGACCCGCCCCAGCCTGATGCCCATGAGCGCCGCCGTCTGCGGGTTCTCGGCGGCGGCCCGCATGGACACGCCCCAGGAGGTGTACCGGAAGGCGAGGAGGAACACCGTGATCAGCAGCCCGGCGGCGAGGAACGCGGCGATGCGGGTGTGGGCGAGGGTGATGCCGCCGATGGTCACGACCTCGTTGCCCCAGGGGTCGCCGAGGGCGAGGACGTCCGTGCCCATGCGGCGGGTGAGTTCGGTGATGAGGAGGATGTCGACGCCGATGGTGACGATGGCGAGGACGCTGTGGTCGCTGCCCCGGTAGCGGCGCATCACGAAGAACTCGATGGCCGCGCCGACGGTCGCGGCGCCCGCGATCCCGGCGATCAGCGCGGGCCAGAACCCGATGTCGTCGTGGAACACGGCGGTGACGTAGCCGCCCGCCAACAGCAGGGACGCGTGGGCGAAGTTGACGACCTCGGTGGCCTTGAAGATGACGACGAACCCGAGCGCGATGAGTGCGTAGACCGAGCCGATCGACAGGCCGCCGAGGAGGAGTTCGAGGAACGTGGTCATTGAGGTGCTCCCAAGTAGGCCTGGACGACGGCCGGATCGTTCTGGACCTCGGCGGGGGTGCCGTCCGCGATCCTGCGTCCGAAGTCGAGTACGGTCACCGCGTCCGCGAGCCGCATGACCACCCCCATGTCGTGCTCGACCAGCACGATGGAGATGCCGAGGCTGTCGCGTACGTCGGCGACGACAGCGGCCGTCCGCCGGCGTTCGTCGGCCGTCATGCCCGCGATCGGCTCGTCCAGCAGCAGGACCCTGGGCTCCATGCACAGGGCGCGGCCGAGCTCAACGAGCTTCTGCTGACCGTACGGGAGCGAGCCTGCGGGCCGCTCCAACTCCTTCTCCAGACCGATGAATTCGGCGATCTCGCGGACCCTCTCGCGGTGGCGTCGTTCCTCGCGGACGGCGGAGGGCAGCCGCAGGCCGGTGGCGAGGAACCCGGATCGGGTCAGCCGGTGGCGGCCGAGGAGGAGGCTGTCGGCGACGGTGGCGTGCGGGGGCAGCGCCAGGTTCTGGAAGGTGCGGGCGACCCCGAGGTCCGCGATGGCGTGCGGCGGGAGGCCGGTGAGCCGGGTGTCGCCGAGGCGGACGTGCCCGGAGGTGGCGCGGTAGACACCGGACAGGACGTTGAAGCAGGTGGACTTGCCCGCGCCGTTCGGCCCGATGACGGCGTGTACGCTGCCGGGTTCGACGGTGAAGGAGACGGCGTCGAGGGCGGTGAGCCCGGCGAAGCGGACGGTGACGTCGTGGACGGCCAGGGCGGCCGCGGCGGTGCCCCGGGGGGCCGTTGCGGTGGTCGTCGTCACGCGGACCACCTGCTCAGGGTACGCCGGGGCCGGGCCGCCGGGTCGGCTTCCGCAGCCGCGTCCTCGTCGACGACGCCGAGATAGCGGCGGCGCACCTCGTCGGAGGCGGCGAGCTCGTCGGCGGCCCCGGACAGGGCGACCTCCCCGACGTCGAGGACGTACGCCGTGGAGGCGAGGCGCAGAGCGATCGCCGCGTTCTGCTCGACGAGCAGCACCGAGGTGCCGCCCGCGTTGATCTCCTGTACGGTCTCGGCGATCCTCGCCGCCATCAGCGGGGCGAGGCCGAGCGAGGGTTCGTCCAGCAGGAGCAGCCGGGGCCCCGCCATCAGGGCGCGGCCCATGGCCAGCATCTGCTGCTCGCCGCCGGACAGCAGCCCGGCCCGCTGGTGCGCGCGGTCGGCGAGCACCGGGAACAGTTCGTGCACCCGGGCGAGCGCCGCGCCGGTCTCCTTGCGCCCGCCGCGTGCCCCGAGGGCGCCCGCCCGCAGGTTGTCGGCCACCGTCATCCGGGCGAAGACCTGCCGGCCCTCCGGCACCTGGACCACTCCTGCGGCGACCACCTGGGCGGGCCGCAGCCCTTCCAGGGGCCGGCCGTCGAACCGGATGCTCCCGGTGCCCGTCCCGCGGTGGAAGCCGAGGGTCCGCGACACGGCCCGCAGCAGCGTGGTCTTGCCCGCGCCGTTGCCGCCGAGCACGGCGGTGATCCCGCCGTCCGGCACCTCGACCGAGATGTCGCGCAGCGCCCGGACCGGCCCGTAGCCGACGGACAGCGCGCGGATCTCCAGCGTTGCCATGCGTCCTCCTCCTTCCGCCAAGTCGTGTGTCGTGCTGGTCTGTCGTGCTCGTCCGTGGGGGTGGTGCCACAGACCAGCACCGGGCGGGACGGGCGTCCACGGGGCGGGGCGGACTCGATGCGGGCGACCAGCGAACGAGGGGCCTCGTTGTGCACGCGCACAGACGCCGTGACGGGCGGGCACCCGCGGCCGGGGACGGTGGCATCCTCGTCGGTCGTCAGGAGCGCCCGGATGCGGGGACGGAGCGGCGGATGCGGCGTGGAACGCGGTACGGGGCGCTGCTCGGCCCACTGCTGGCGGGCGGAGCCACGCCGGCCTCGGTGGCCCGTGCGGCGCGCGGCCTCGGGCTGCCGGAGCGGGGGTGTTACGCCGTGGTGGTGCTGGGCACGCCGGCGCCGGAGGCCGCGGTGGCCGCGGGCCCGGACGCGGACGGGGCGCGCTGGTGGTGGGGCGGGTCGGAGGGTTCCTCGGGCGGGGCGACGGACCGGGCGGAGGACCGGCAGGTCGCGGTGGTGCTGCTGGGCCCGGCGGGCCCGGCCGGGGCGGCGGCGCGGCTCAGGGAACTGGGCGCCGGGCCGGGGGGTGTGAGCCCGGTGGTGGGCTCCCTGGCGGAGGTGGGCGCCGCGCGCCGGCTGGCGGGTACGGCGCTGCTGACGTGCGAGCCGGGCAGCCGGGAGATCGTGCGGCTGGACGAGCGGCTTCCGGCGGCCCTGCTGGTGAGCCGCCCGGAGCTGGCGACCCGGCTGCTGGCGGAGGTGTTCGGCCCCCTGCTGACGCTCGGACCGGCGGAACGGTCACTGCTGGTGAAGACGCTGGAGACGTGGCTGGAATGCGGAGGCTCGGTGGGGCGGGCGGCGGCCCGGCTGGGGTGCCACCGCAACACGGTGTTCAACCGCCTGAGACGCCTGGAATGCGGAGGCTCGGTGGGGCGGGCGGCGGCCCGGCTGGGGTGCCACCGCAACACGGTGTTCAACCGCCTGAGACGCCTGGAACGGCTGACCGCACGCTCGCTGTCCCGGCCGCGCGAACTGGTCGACCTCGTGCTGGCGCTGGACGTGCTGCGCCTGTCGTCCGCCCCGCCGCGGCCCGGGGGCGGGGGTGGAGGCTGAGGGTGCGGGCGGGGGCATGACGGAACGAGCTCGGCGGACGAGGAACGGCCGGGCCGGAACCGGAGCCGGACGCGAGCCGGGGGCCGACCGGGGGGCACGCGGGGTACGGTCCCGCCGCGGGCCGGGCTGGGGCTTTCGGCCGCCACAGACCGAGCCACCGTCCGGTCCCGCTGCGGGCCGGACCGGGGCTTTCGGCCGCTGCGGGCCGGGCCGGGACCCGGCCACAGCCCGGGTCGGGTCCCGGTCCGGGCCGAGGCTCTCGGCTGCCACAGGCCGTGCCGCCGTCCGGTGTCGCCGCAGGCCGGGCTGGGGCTTTCGGCCGCCGCGGGCCGAGCCACCGTCCGGTCCCGCCGCGGGCCGGACCGGGGCTTTCGGCTGCCGCGGGCCGGACCGGGACCCGGCCACAGGCCGGGGTCGGCGTCCGAGGCTGCCGCAAGCCCGGCCAGGGTCCACGCCCGCCACACGCCCGGCCAAGGTCCACAATCGCCACAGGCCGGGCCGCCGTCCGGGACCGCCGCAAGCCCCCCCAGGGACCACGACCGCCACAGACCCGGCCCGGGTCCGCCAGAGGCCGGGGTCGGCGTCCGAGGCTGCCGCAAGCCCGGCCTGAGTCCACAATCGCCACAGGCCGGGCCGCCGTCCGGGTCCGCCGCAAGCCCGGCCAGGGTCCACGACCGCCACACGCCCGGCCAAGGTCCACGGCCCCCACGGGCCGGGCGAAACTCCGCGGCCGCACGAGGACGAAGCCCAGTCTCGGCACGGACGCGGGGCGGGGGCAGGGCGTCGTCGCCCGCCCCCGCCCCGCCTCTCCCCCGGTCGTGCGGGTGTCAGCCCGCCAGGAAGTCCCGGGCGATCGACTCCGCCGCCCGCTCCAGCAGCGGACCGGCCTGCGCCATCGAGACCGCCGGGTCCGGTTCCAGATCGGCCAGGGCGTAGGCGCGGCGGATGCCCGCTTCCCGCAGGGCCTCCGGGGTCAGGGCGAGACGGCCGCAGACCGCGACCACCTCGGTCCCGGCCGCGCGGGCGGCGGCGGCGACCCCGGCCGGGGCCTTGCCGTGGAGGGTCTGCTCGTCGAGCGAGCCCTCGCCCGTGATCACCAGTGTGGCGCGGGCGAGCGCGGGGGCGAAGCCGAGGACGTCGAGCATGACCTCGATGCCGGGGCGGAAGCGGGCGCCGAGGGCGACGAGCGCCCCGTAGCCGATGCCTCCGGCCGCTCCCGCGCCGGGCAGCGCCGCCGTGTCGGGGCCGAGGATCGAGGCGTAGTGCGTGAGGGCCGCGTCGAGGACCGCGATGTCCTGGTCGCTCGCGCCCTTCTGCCGCCCGTAGACCTCGGGCGCCCCCTTGGGTCCGGTCAGCGGGTTGTCCACGTCGCTGGCCAGGATCAGGTCGACTTTCGCCAGGCGCGGGGCGAGTCCGGACAAGTCGGCCTCCGCCAGTGCGGCCAGTCCCCCGCCGCCGGGACCGACGGGCTTGCCGTCGGCATCCAGGAAGCGGGCCCCGAGGGCGGCGAGCATGCCCGCGCCGCCGTCGGTCGTGGCGCTGCCGCCGACCCCGAAGACGATCGTCGTGGCCCCGTCCTCCAGGGCGGCCCGCAGCAGCTCGCCCGAGCCGTACGTGGTGGCCGTGAGCGGGGCGAACACCCCGTCGGGCAGGTGCTGGAGGCCCGAGGCCTCGGCCATCTCCACCACGGCGGTGTCCCCGCGCAGCGCGTACGCCGCCGTCACCGGGTCCCCGAGCGGGCCGGTCACCCGCGCCTCGCGGCGCTCGAATCCGGCGGCGAGCGCCGCCGCGACCGTACCGTCACCGCCGTCCGCGACCGGCAGGGTCTCCACCGCCAGGCCGGGAACGACGCGCCGCAGCCCGGCCGTCACCCGCTCCGCGACCTGAACGGCCGTGAGCGAGCCCTTGAACTTGTCGGCCGCCACGAGCACGCGGGCGGTCTCCACATCTGCTCCGTCCGTCACCTTGCATCCCTTTGCTTTCGAACAGGCAGTCGCGCCGACCCGACCCTATCCGCACAACCCCTGATCTGCCCATGGCCGTCCACGGCCGGGCGGTCCGGGCCCGGGCCAGTACGCTGTCGGCCGTGACGACTCCCGATGCCGACTACGCCGGCCGGGCTGCCCGGCGGGACCATCGAGTCGGAGACGGGCGAAGGTCCCCGGCAGGGCGCCCGCCGCGAGGCGGCCGAGGAGATCGGGCTCGATGTGGCCCCGGGACGGCTGCTCGCCGTGGACTGGGTACGGGGCACGGGCCGGCCGCCGATCGTGGCGTACGTGTACGACGGCGGGGTGCTCTCCGCCGACCGGCTGGCAGCGATCCGGCTTCAGGAGGAGGAGCTGCTGTCCTGGCGGCTGGTGGCCCCCGCCGACCTGGACGACTACCTGCTGGGCCCGCTCGGCGGCCGGGTACGGGCGGCGCTGGGGGCTCTGGCGTCGGGCAGCGGTCCGGTGGAGCTGGAGGACGGTGAGCCGGTGCGGCCGGAGCAGCCGGAGGACGGTAGGCCGGTGCAACTGGAGGACGCCGGGCCGGTGCAGTCGGGGGACGGTGAGGCGGTCTCCCGGGAGGCTCCTCCCTTGCCGTAGGCCGGTCCGAACGGCGGTCAGCCCTGCTGCGCCTCGGGTTTGATCTCCGCCTCGCGACCCGTGCCCTCCCGCTCCGCGACGAGAGCCTCGGTGCGGTGGCCGCGCGCGATGTAGTCGCGCACCACGAGTTCCACGGCGTCCTGCGGGTTCCCCACCCCGGCGAGGACCATCGCTTCGACGACGAGCTCGGCATCCAGACTGACGGTCACCTTGGCCATGCGCGGACCCTACCCCGGCGTGTACCGGCCGGAGCCCGCTTCCCCGGAAAGCTCGGCGTCGCAGCGGGGCCGGACCGGTGCCGCCACCATCCGGGCGGGCCGCGATGTGTGGCCGTCCGCCATCGCCCGGGGGCGTCCCGGATTCCTAGTCTCATGCGCAGTCGATGCGGCGAGAGGTGTACGGATGAGCAGGGACAAGGTGGTCGCCGACGCGGCGGACGCGGTCGCGGACGTGGGACGCGGGGCGTCGCTGGCCGTGGGCGGGTTCGGACTGTGCGGCATACCCGGCGTGCTGATCCACGCTCTGCTGGAGCGGGGAGCCGGTGGCCTCCGGGTGGTGTCCAACAACTGCGGGGTGGACGACTGGGGCCTGGGGCTCCTGCTGCGTGCGGGGCTGATCGCGCGGATGACCAGCTCGTACGTCGGGGAGAACAAGGAGTTCGCGCGCCAGTACCTCCAGGGTGAGCTGGAGGTGGAGCTCGTCCCCCAGGGCACCCTGGCGGAACGGCTGCGGGCGGGCGGGGCGGGCATCCCGGCGTTCTACACGCCGGCCGGAGCGGGCACGGTGATCGCCGAGGGCGGTCTGGCCTGGCGGCACGGCGCGGACGGCTCCGTCGCGGTCGCGTCGCCGCCCAGGGAGACCCGGGTCTTCGGCGGGCGTGAACATCTGCTGGAGGAGGGCATCACGACCGATTTCGCGCTGGTGCGCGCCGCCGTGGGCGATCGGCACGGGAACCTCCGCTTCGACTCCTCCGCCCGCAACTTCAACCCGCTCGCCGCGATGGCAGGACGCATCACCGTGGCGGAGGTCGAGG is a genomic window of Streptomyces sp. YPW6 containing:
- a CDS encoding branched-chain amino acid ABC transporter permease is translated as MTTFLELLLGGLSIGSVYALIALGFVVIFKATEVVNFAHASLLLAGGYVTAVFHDDIGFWPALIAGIAGAATVGAAIEFFVMRRYRGSDHSVLAIVTIGVDILLITELTRRMGTDVLALGDPWGNEVVTIGGITLAHTRIAAFLAAGLLITVFLLAFRYTSWGVSMRAAAENPQTAALMGIRLGRVSLAAWAVAGALAAVAALFLTVFPTPGLERATSLAALKAFPAAILGGLDSTTGALAGGLIVGVTESLATGYQSDLSFLGRGIGDLAPYLVMVAVLLIRPAGLFGTKEPARV
- a CDS encoding ABC transporter ATP-binding protein, whose protein sequence is MVRVTTTTATAPRGTAAAALAVHDVTVRFAGLTALDAVSFTVEPGSVHAVIGPNGAGKSTCFNVLSGVYRATSGHVRLGDTRLTGLPPHAIADLGVARTFQNLALPPHATVADSLLLGRHRLTRSGFLATGLRLPSAVREERRHRERVREIAEFIGLEKELERPAGSLPYGQQKLVELGRALCMEPRVLLLDEPIAGMTADERRRTAAVVADVRDSLGISIVLVEHDMGVVMRLADAVTVLDFGRRIADGTPAEVQNDPAVVQAYLGAPQ
- a CDS encoding ABC transporter ATP-binding protein gives rise to the protein MATLEIRALSVGYGPVRALRDISVEVPDGGITAVLGGNGAGKTTLLRAVSRTLGFHRGTGTGSIRFDGRPLEGLRPAQVVAAGVVQVPEGRQVFARMTVADNLRAGALGARGGRKETGAALARVHELFPVLADRAHQRAGLLSGGEQQMLAMGRALMAGPRLLLLDEPSLGLAPLMAARIAETVQEINAGGTSVLLVEQNAAIALRLASTAYVLDVGEVALSGAADELAASDEVRRRYLGVVDEDAAAEADPAARPRRTLSRWSA
- a CDS encoding CdaR family transcriptional regulator, with product MRRGTRYGALLGPLLAGGATPASVARAARGLGLPERGCYAVVVLGTPAPEAAVAAGPDADGARWWWGGSEGSSGGATDRAEDRQVAVVLLGPAGPAGAAARLRELGAGPGGVSPVVGSLAEVGAARRLAGTALLTCEPGSREIVRLDERLPAALLVSRPELATRLLAEVFGPLLTLGPAERSLLVKTLETWLECGGSVGRAAARLGCHRNTVFNRLRRLECGGSVGRAAARLGCHRNTVFNRLRRLERLTARSLSRPRELVDLVLALDVLRLSSAPPRPGGGGGG
- a CDS encoding glycerate kinase: METARVLVAADKFKGSLTAVQVAERVTAGLRRVVPGLAVETLPVADGGDGTVAAALAAGFERREARVTGPLGDPVTAAYALRGDTAVVEMAEASGLQHLPDGVFAPLTATTYGSGELLRAALEDGATTIVFGVGGSATTDGGAGMLAALGARFLDADGKPVGPGGGGLAALAEADLSGLAPRLAKVDLILASDVDNPLTGPKGAPEVYGRQKGASDQDIAVLDAALTHYASILGPDTAALPGAGAAGGIGYGALVALGARFRPGIEVMLDVLGFAPALARATLVITGEGSLDEQTLHGKAPAGVAAAARAAGTEVVAVCGRLALTPEALREAGIRRAYALADLEPDPAVSMAQAGPLLERAAESIARDFLAG
- a CDS encoding type II toxin-antitoxin system VapB family antitoxin; amino-acid sequence: MAKVTVSLDAELVVEAMVLAGVGNPQDAVELVVRDYIARGHRTEALVAEREGTGREAEIKPEAQQG
- a CDS encoding CoA transferase subunit A, translated to MSRDKVVADAADAVADVGRGASLAVGGFGLCGIPGVLIHALLERGAGGLRVVSNNCGVDDWGLGLLLRAGLIARMTSSYVGENKEFARQYLQGELEVELVPQGTLAERLRAGGAGIPAFYTPAGAGTVIAEGGLAWRHGADGSVAVASPPRETRVFGGREHLLEEGITTDFALVRAAVGDRHGNLRFDSSARNFNPLAAMAGRITVAEVEELVEPGELAPDDVHLPGIFVQRVVPVGRDDPRAEKRVERLTVRPAPPSPTVHEGTG